From Myxococcus stipitatus, the proteins below share one genomic window:
- a CDS encoding NAD(P)H-quinone oxidoreductase — translation MRTTEGMRAVVVERPGGPEVMRLQQLPRPVPGPRQLRVRVHASALNRMDTVQRAGGYQAPANATSPLLGVEVAGVVEAVGEGVRAFREGERVFGLVDGGGYAEACLMEEGMAVRVPDAWSFVEAAATPEAYCTAHESLLEVGGLRQGQSVFVHAGGSGIGTACIQLARAVGARAFVSVGTEEKRERCVALGAEAGVLRGEDFSAAVAGWTRGEGVDVVEDFVGGAAMARNLASLRDGGTLLLVGVMNGMWGDLDLKQVILRRLQLKGMALRPLSLPMKEAVTRRFRERWLPELASGRLRPVIDSVFPLEEVAEAHRRLESNLTFGKVVLSL, via the coding sequence ATGCGAACTACTGAAGGGATGCGAGCGGTGGTGGTGGAGCGCCCCGGAGGGCCGGAGGTGATGCGCCTCCAGCAGCTCCCGCGCCCGGTGCCAGGCCCCCGGCAGCTGCGCGTGCGGGTCCATGCCTCCGCGCTCAACCGCATGGACACCGTGCAGCGCGCGGGCGGCTACCAGGCCCCCGCGAACGCCACCAGCCCGCTGCTCGGCGTGGAGGTGGCCGGGGTCGTGGAGGCGGTGGGCGAAGGGGTGCGGGCCTTCCGCGAGGGCGAGCGCGTCTTCGGGCTCGTCGATGGAGGCGGCTACGCGGAGGCGTGCTTGATGGAGGAGGGGATGGCGGTCCGCGTCCCGGACGCCTGGTCCTTCGTCGAGGCCGCCGCCACGCCCGAGGCGTACTGCACCGCGCACGAGTCGCTGCTCGAGGTGGGCGGCCTGCGACAGGGGCAGAGCGTCTTCGTGCACGCGGGGGGCAGCGGCATCGGCACCGCCTGCATCCAGCTGGCGAGGGCGGTTGGCGCGCGCGCCTTCGTCTCGGTGGGGACGGAGGAGAAGCGCGAGCGCTGCGTGGCGCTCGGCGCGGAGGCGGGGGTGCTGCGCGGCGAGGACTTCAGCGCGGCCGTCGCCGGCTGGACGCGGGGGGAGGGGGTCGACGTGGTGGAGGACTTCGTCGGGGGCGCGGCCATGGCCCGCAACCTCGCCTCCCTGCGGGACGGAGGCACGCTGCTGCTCGTGGGCGTGATGAACGGCATGTGGGGCGACCTGGACCTGAAGCAGGTCATCCTCCGGCGGCTCCAGCTCAAGGGCATGGCGCTGCGTCCGCTGTCGTTGCCCATGAAGGAAGCCGTCACCCGCCGCTTCCGCGAGCGCTGGCTGCCCGAGCTGGCCTCGGGACGGCTGCGTCCCGTCATCGACTCCGTGTTCCCCCTGGAGGAGGTGGCCGAAGCGCACCGGCGCCTCGAGTCGAACCTGACGTTCGGGAAGGTCGTGCTGTCGCTCTGA
- a CDS encoding type II asparaginase, whose amino-acid sequence MSVSRRGLLWAVLLLLPLSQALGQGGEAPKPRPGGEQSASAPKQGGGDATSAGKHGAQKAAVRIVATGGTIAGAQGTPQGYGYKAGSFKVEDLIKGVPNLDKLARLSGEQVVNIGSQDMNDAVWLKLAKRTNELLASPDVDAVVITHGTDTLEETAYFLDLVVKSDKPVVLVGSMRPATATSADGPGNLYNAVAVAADPEARGRGVLVVLNDEIHSARNVTKTNTTNVETFRSTNRGPSGVVNTGKVSWFERMDDKKHTTESEFSVADQQRLPRVDILYAHANMSPDLIDSAVRNGAQGIVIAGVGDGNMTQPAMDTLAKAVKKGVVVVRSTRLPSGLVLRNNEINDDQKGFVASGELNPAKSRVLLQLALLETKDPRRVQKLFEEY is encoded by the coding sequence ATGAGCGTTTCGAGACGGGGGCTGTTGTGGGCCGTGCTGCTGTTGCTGCCGCTCTCCCAGGCGCTGGGCCAGGGAGGGGAGGCTCCGAAGCCGAGGCCCGGCGGCGAGCAGAGCGCGAGCGCCCCCAAGCAGGGTGGTGGCGACGCGACGTCCGCCGGCAAGCATGGCGCGCAGAAGGCCGCCGTGCGCATCGTGGCCACGGGCGGGACCATCGCCGGTGCCCAGGGCACCCCCCAGGGCTATGGCTACAAGGCGGGCTCCTTCAAGGTGGAGGACCTCATCAAGGGCGTGCCCAACCTCGACAAGCTGGCGCGGCTGAGCGGTGAGCAGGTGGTGAACATCGGCAGCCAGGACATGAACGACGCGGTGTGGCTGAAGCTGGCGAAGCGCACCAATGAGCTGCTCGCGTCTCCGGACGTGGACGCGGTCGTCATCACCCACGGCACGGACACGCTGGAGGAGACGGCGTACTTCCTGGACCTGGTCGTCAAGAGCGACAAGCCGGTGGTGCTCGTGGGGTCGATGCGCCCGGCGACGGCGACGAGCGCGGACGGGCCGGGCAACCTCTACAACGCCGTGGCCGTGGCCGCGGACCCGGAGGCGCGTGGGCGCGGCGTGCTCGTCGTCCTCAACGACGAGATCCATTCGGCGCGCAACGTGACGAAGACGAACACCACCAACGTGGAGACCTTCCGCAGCACGAACCGGGGGCCCTCCGGCGTGGTGAACACCGGGAAGGTCTCCTGGTTCGAGCGCATGGATGACAAGAAGCACACCACGGAGTCCGAGTTCTCCGTCGCCGACCAGCAGAGGCTGCCCCGCGTGGACATCCTCTATGCCCACGCGAACATGAGCCCGGACCTCATCGATTCGGCGGTGCGCAACGGCGCGCAGGGCATCGTCATCGCGGGAGTGGGGGATGGGAACATGACCCAGCCCGCGATGGACACGCTGGCGAAGGCGGTGAAGAAGGGCGTGGTGGTGGTGCGCAGCACGCGCCTGCCCAGCGGGCTGGTGCTGCGCAACAACGAGATCAACGACGACCAGAAGGGTTTCGTCGCGTCGGGTGAGCTCAACCCGGCCAAGTCGCGCGTGCTGCTCCAGCTGGCGCTGCTGGAGACGAAGGACCCCAGGCGCGTCCAGAAGCTGTTCGAGGAGTACTGA
- a CDS encoding formylglycine-generating enzyme family protein, translating to MDMDVVGEHAPREGQTGHNEVAPGPAPAPGMAWIPGGTYWMGSDHHYPEEKPAHQVTVSGFWMDVAPVTNEDFARFVEATGYVTVAERPLNPDDFPGALPELLVPGSLVFRKTAHRVDLRDLSQWWVYTPGACWRWPEGPAGRDWRGRERHPVVHVCFEDAEAYAAWAGKSLPTEAEWERAARGGLDRKVYVWGDEFSPDGRPMANIWQGEFPWQNLNTDGFEGTSPVGSFPANAYGLFDMAGNVWEWTTDWFQERHQGNGGKPCCIPVNPRGPATHERSLDPCTPGVLIPRRVLKGGSHLCASNYCLRYRPAARSPQAVDSGTTHIGFRCVHRPLSG from the coding sequence ATGGACATGGACGTCGTCGGCGAGCACGCGCCCCGGGAGGGCCAGACAGGCCACAACGAGGTGGCGCCCGGCCCCGCGCCGGCGCCCGGCATGGCCTGGATTCCCGGGGGCACGTACTGGATGGGCTCGGACCACCACTATCCGGAGGAGAAGCCCGCGCACCAGGTGACGGTGAGCGGCTTCTGGATGGACGTGGCCCCGGTGACGAACGAGGACTTCGCGCGCTTCGTCGAGGCCACGGGGTACGTCACCGTCGCCGAGCGGCCCTTGAACCCGGACGACTTCCCCGGCGCCCTCCCGGAGCTGCTGGTGCCCGGCTCGCTGGTCTTCCGCAAGACGGCCCACCGCGTGGACCTGCGCGACCTGTCGCAGTGGTGGGTCTACACGCCGGGCGCATGCTGGCGGTGGCCGGAAGGCCCGGCGGGCCGCGACTGGCGGGGCCGCGAGCGACACCCCGTGGTCCACGTCTGCTTCGAGGACGCGGAGGCCTACGCGGCCTGGGCCGGCAAGTCGCTCCCCACGGAGGCCGAGTGGGAGCGCGCCGCGCGCGGTGGACTGGACCGCAAGGTCTACGTCTGGGGCGACGAGTTCTCTCCCGACGGTCGCCCCATGGCCAACATCTGGCAGGGCGAGTTCCCCTGGCAGAACCTGAACACGGATGGCTTCGAGGGCACCTCGCCCGTGGGCAGCTTCCCCGCCAACGCCTATGGCCTCTTCGACATGGCGGGGAACGTGTGGGAGTGGACCACGGACTGGTTCCAGGAGCGCCACCAGGGCAACGGCGGCAAGCCCTGCTGCATCCCGGTCAACCCCCGGGGCCCGGCCACGCACGAGCGGAGCCTCGACCCGTGCACGCCGGGGGTGCTCATCCCCCGCCGCGTCCTCAAGGGCGGCAGCCACCTGTGCGCGTCCAACTACTGCCTGCGCTATCGCCCGGCCGCGCGCTCGCCTCAGGCCGTCGACAGTGGGACGACGCACATCGGGTTCCGCTGCGTCCACCGCCCCTTGTCCGGCTGA
- a CDS encoding MaoC/PaaZ C-terminal domain-containing protein: protein MKKMVSAHKKVGKQRYRETHGLFYDDFEVGDVFEHRPGRTLTDVDNMWQSLVCLNTHPLHIDAVYASKTEWKRPLMSSLVTLAIVGGMSLNSTSARGVANLGWDRIRLTAPVFVGDTLYAESRVLAKRRSRSRKTQGVVTVETRGLKSDGTVVMIFERSFLVPLRGHGVDVDANY, encoded by the coding sequence ATGAAGAAGATGGTGTCCGCCCACAAGAAGGTGGGCAAGCAGCGCTACCGGGAGACGCACGGCCTCTTCTATGACGACTTCGAGGTGGGGGACGTCTTCGAGCATCGCCCCGGGCGCACCCTGACGGACGTGGACAACATGTGGCAGTCCCTCGTGTGCCTCAACACGCACCCGCTCCACATCGACGCCGTCTACGCGAGCAAGACGGAGTGGAAGCGCCCGTTGATGTCCAGCCTGGTGACGCTGGCCATCGTGGGGGGGATGAGTCTCAACAGCACCAGCGCCCGGGGCGTGGCCAACCTGGGGTGGGATCGCATCCGGTTGACGGCGCCCGTGTTCGTGGGAGACACGCTCTACGCGGAGAGCCGGGTCCTGGCGAAGCGGAGGTCCCGCTCGCGCAAGACCCAGGGCGTCGTCACGGTGGAGACCCGGGGACTCAAATCCGACGGCACGGTGGTGATGATCTTCGAGCGCTCGTTTCTGGTGCCCCTGCGAGGGCACGGCGTGGATGTGGATGCGAACTACTGA
- a CDS encoding aldolase/citrate lyase family protein, with protein sequence MPMPLQCRTFLVTPALDPTRFDKAEEVGADMGLLDLEDGVPQALKNEARRLAISHLARSRTGGPMCLRINSLRTDAGLRDVLALLDSDVQPDAVMLPKVESAAELHQLDALLGARFPEVSLLAIIETARGVEAVDAIAMATPRLRGLIFGAADLSAQLGVPLSWDSMLYARSRIAIAAALAGVHAIDSPFFDLVDLAELEDETRRVCALGYTGKIVIHPDQVRVVHGALRPTSQMVAHARRVLAEVGDGKGGIQVVGGSMIGPPLVTVARRVLATAQFEEVLAPAVLRAGARNGDP encoded by the coding sequence ATGCCCATGCCCTTGCAGTGCAGGACGTTCCTCGTCACCCCTGCGCTCGACCCCACGCGCTTCGACAAGGCGGAGGAGGTGGGCGCCGACATGGGGCTGCTGGACCTGGAGGACGGCGTCCCCCAGGCGCTCAAGAACGAGGCGCGCAGGCTGGCGATCTCCCACCTGGCGCGCTCCCGGACGGGCGGGCCCATGTGCCTGCGCATCAACAGCCTGCGCACCGACGCGGGCCTGCGCGACGTGCTGGCCCTCCTGGATTCGGACGTGCAGCCCGACGCGGTGATGTTGCCCAAGGTGGAGTCCGCCGCGGAGCTCCATCAGCTGGACGCGCTGCTCGGCGCGCGCTTCCCGGAGGTGTCGCTGCTGGCCATCATCGAGACGGCGCGCGGGGTGGAGGCGGTGGACGCCATCGCCATGGCCACGCCCCGGCTCCGGGGGCTCATCTTCGGGGCGGCGGACCTGTCCGCGCAGCTGGGGGTGCCGCTGTCCTGGGATTCGATGCTCTACGCGCGCTCGCGCATCGCCATCGCCGCGGCGCTCGCGGGGGTGCACGCCATCGACTCGCCGTTCTTCGACCTGGTGGACCTGGCGGAGCTGGAGGACGAGACGCGCCGGGTCTGCGCGCTGGGGTACACCGGGAAGATCGTCATCCACCCCGACCAGGTGCGGGTCGTGCACGGGGCGCTGCGGCCCACGTCGCAGATGGTGGCCCACGCGCGCCGGGTGCTGGCGGAGGTGGGGGATGGAAAGGGAGGCATCCAGGTGGTGGGAGGGAGCATGATTGGCCCGCCCCTGGTGACGGTCGCCCGACGGGTGCTCGCCACCGCCCAGTTCGAGGAGGTGCTGGCGCCCGCGGTACTTCGAGCAGGGGCCAGGAATGGAGACCCATGA
- the aspD gene encoding aspartate 4-decarboxylase, whose protein sequence is MSTETTTDTSTRPIGPDDALDARELHKLSPFELKDTLIELADEAQRTRAAVMLNAGRGNPNWVSTTPREAFFLMGEFALRESRSTWNEPEVGLGGMPRSPGIARRLREFLDTREDSVAARFLRRALSHGTTTLGFDPDAFVWELTDAAIGDNYPVPDRMLVHAEKVVRAYLAKEMCDGRPPPGQFELFAVEGGTAAMAYLFRSLMTNRVLEKGDTIALGTPIFTPYLEIPRLEEFDLRTVEVRQSVMTKEGTHSWQYPESELRKLEDPSIKAFFVVHPANPGAVAMRRESLDLLVDLVRTKRPDLMLLTDDVYGTFVEGFRSLAAELPHNTLLVYSYSKHFGATGWRLGVIGLHEENVVDRLISRLPAAEREALDERYGSITLKPEQLKFIDRLVADSRAVALNHTAGLSTPQQLQMTLFSLFALLDEKDAYKKRCRKIVQDRLAALYQGMGIPLSPDPLRTAYYQTLDLDAWCREHVGPEFVEFVEARHDPLDIVLALARRHGVVLLNGSGFDGPEWSARVSLANLDDEAYPRIGQSLKDIVIRAIREWKHGGLDA, encoded by the coding sequence ATGAGCACGGAGACGACGACGGACACCAGCACGCGCCCGATTGGCCCCGACGACGCGCTCGACGCGCGGGAGCTGCACAAGCTCAGCCCCTTCGAACTGAAGGACACCCTCATCGAGCTGGCGGACGAGGCCCAGCGCACGCGCGCGGCGGTGATGCTCAACGCGGGACGGGGCAACCCCAACTGGGTGTCCACGACGCCCCGCGAGGCGTTCTTCCTGATGGGAGAGTTCGCCCTGCGCGAGAGCCGGAGCACGTGGAACGAGCCGGAGGTCGGGCTGGGCGGCATGCCGCGCTCGCCGGGGATCGCCCGGCGCCTGCGTGAGTTCCTGGACACCCGCGAGGACAGCGTGGCCGCGCGGTTCCTGCGTCGGGCGTTGTCCCACGGCACCACCACGCTGGGCTTCGACCCTGACGCCTTCGTGTGGGAGCTGACGGACGCGGCGATTGGTGACAACTACCCGGTGCCGGATCGCATGCTCGTCCATGCCGAGAAGGTGGTGCGCGCGTACCTGGCGAAGGAGATGTGTGACGGTCGCCCGCCCCCGGGCCAGTTCGAGCTCTTCGCCGTCGAGGGCGGCACCGCCGCGATGGCGTATCTCTTCCGGTCGCTGATGACCAACCGAGTGCTGGAGAAGGGCGACACCATCGCGCTGGGCACACCCATCTTCACGCCCTACCTGGAGATCCCCCGCCTGGAGGAGTTCGACCTGCGCACGGTGGAGGTCCGCCAGAGCGTCATGACGAAGGAGGGCACCCACTCCTGGCAGTATCCGGAGTCCGAGCTGCGCAAGCTGGAGGACCCGAGCATCAAGGCGTTCTTCGTCGTCCACCCCGCCAACCCGGGCGCGGTGGCGATGCGGCGCGAGTCGCTGGACCTGCTGGTGGACCTGGTCCGGACCAAGCGGCCCGACCTGATGCTGCTCACCGACGACGTGTATGGGACGTTCGTGGAGGGCTTCCGCTCGCTGGCCGCGGAGCTGCCGCACAACACGCTCCTGGTGTACTCGTACTCGAAGCACTTCGGCGCCACGGGCTGGCGGCTCGGCGTCATCGGGCTCCACGAGGAGAACGTCGTGGACCGGCTGATCTCCCGCCTGCCCGCGGCCGAACGGGAGGCCCTGGACGAGCGCTACGGCTCCATTACCCTGAAGCCGGAGCAGCTGAAGTTCATCGACCGCCTGGTGGCCGACAGCCGCGCGGTGGCGCTCAACCACACCGCGGGCCTGTCCACGCCGCAGCAGCTCCAGATGACGCTGTTCTCCCTCTTCGCGCTGCTGGACGAGAAGGACGCCTACAAGAAGCGCTGCAGGAAGATCGTCCAGGACCGGCTGGCCGCCCTCTACCAGGGCATGGGCATCCCCCTGTCACCGGACCCGCTGCGCACGGCGTACTACCAGACGCTCGACCTGGACGCGTGGTGCCGCGAGCACGTGGGGCCGGAGTTCGTGGAGTTCGTGGAGGCGCGCCATGATCCGCTCGACATCGTCCTGGCGCTCGCCCGGCGGCACGGCGTGGTGCTGCTCAACGGCAGCGGCTTCGATGGCCCCGAGTGGTCCGCGCGCGTGTCCCTGGCGAACCTGGACGACGAGGCCTATCCGCGCATCGGCCAGAGTCTCAAGGACATCGTGATTCGCGCCATCCGTGAATGGAAGCACGGCGGCCTGGATGCGTGA